The Epinephelus lanceolatus isolate andai-2023 chromosome 12, ASM4190304v1, whole genome shotgun sequence genome segment CTTATATTGGTATAAAACTCTGCTAAGCAAATGTTTAACCTGCACAGACCTACTGACCATCTCTGCTCTTATACAAACAAGCAGAAGCTGACCTGGAGGAGCTGTTGCTGTGCATGAATGAACTCCTTGCACTGCTGCACTTCACGCCTCATCCTCTCCATCTCATCCTCGTGGGTCTCCCTTGGTATCACCTCTTTATTGGCCTCCAGTTGATTCTGCACTTGTGAGGCTTGGACAGAAATACACCAGCAGTTGATCTTAATTTCTTCTAGGTGTACAGTACATCTGTAACAGCTACACATTTTTCCAGAATCCAGCTTTTTTTGTAACCTCACATAACGATGTCTGACAAAAACGTTATCTATACAACTAGCACCAAAAGAACTGACGTTATTTCTGCAGTATTTCAGGGTGTGTGACGGTGCTGCGTGTACCTTGGCTGTCTAACTTCTCCATATGGCTCCTCAGTTTCCTCCACTGCTGGCGGATGCTGTTGGTGAGCTGTTCCCGAGCATGCTCACAGGACTGATCCAGAGTTTCCCTGCTTGAGTCACCTGCCTTCTCCTCCCCGTCTGAATCAGCCTgagtgaaacagaaacaaacatgttaaatCTGACTCACATGCTCACAGGTAACAACTTCTCAGACCTGTTTACTGAGTTTACTTTGTTGCACATTATGAGGAAAACAATACCTGCTCCTGGCTGTCATCAGTGGTGGCTCCTCTCGTGGATGGCGGCCGTGGACTCAGGATATGTATCATCTCCCTCTTCATCTGCTGGAGGACTTTCTTAAGCTCAGCATTCTCCAGCATCAAGGCCCTCTGACTTGCCTCGTAGTCATTGAGCAAGGACTTGTACATCTCACCCTCGTGGCTGCAGAGAGCGATTTAGAACTACAGTTATGTGATGGATGATTACACAATCTACAAATATGATTAACAAGTGAGGAGATGGCTTTCATGATACCTGGATGTCGATTTTGCGGTCCTCCAGTGGCTCCTTTTTCCATCTGCCCTTCCCAGGCAATTCAGTACATCAATAGCTAGGTGGGGGAAAACAGGAGGCTCAAATTTAATGACCTTGTTCTGAAATTCCCAGATTACAATTTTGCTATAGACGTCCATATTTACCTAGTTTCTTATCCTTTCTGTCAACAAGCAGCTGGCTGAGGCGTTCCTTGAGCTTCGcagcttctctctcttttctcttggCATCATGACTGTACTGAGAGGCACGGCTGGCAATGATACTCTGGAGCTTCTGAACCTGTCCAGGATGACTGAATCATGAGTTTGGCAGGCTCACACATAATGtatgtttttggacgttttgtaaaacagaaaacatcacTGTTGGTCAATATAAGATAAAATGATACCTcgtctttttctgtttttaagcaGCTCTGCAAAGTCTTAATTTTGAGTTGGAGCTGTCTCTCCGTCTCATGTAGACCCGATTTCTCCCGTATGGACAGCTCCAACTGATCCTGGAGGCAAATACACATAAATTATTAAGAGCATAAAGAGGTGGCAATGTTTTGCACAAGAAAGTAGTTCAGGGTTGAAGCTACAAGAGTGGATTCCTGAGCAACACCCCATCCTGAAATTGTCATGTGTTATTTGAGGATTTATTAAGACAGAGTGTGAGGGTGCGTTCCATTTGTACGAAAGTCAGAATTTCTAAGTCGCAAATGTCAACTGGAACGGATTTCCGACTTCGAAAGTTGGAGGAACCTCACGATCCCGACTGCTCCGTGCGTTGACAGTAGTGAAAGCTGTAGTAATATACTGTTTATTGGCACTGGTGTCTTATTTACGTCTCATTAAAACAGTCGTACACAGAGTACTGTCCAACTTCTATCAGTGAACATGTTGCTACAGTGTTTTTATGCACAAAATACAGCGTAATGCATTGTTATGACTGTGGAATACATCTTTGTTGATGCTACATACTTCAGTCATGTCTGCATGACTGTCGCTTTTGGCCAGGAGAAGATGTCTTCAGGTGGTGTCCAACTTTCACTGGCCGTTTCGACCCTAAACCACAACGCCCTCCAGCTGGCGGGTCCGGCAGTGACGGCCAGTCACTGCCCATCTTCTCCTGGCCCCCAGCTCAACTCCTCGCTCCTGTTCCAGAGCCAACAAGATGCTCTTTCCGCTGCCTCCCCCAACCTGCAGACAGCTGTCTTCCTCTCCCTTCCTGCTACTCCCAGAGCTGTGAGTGTCTTCCACACAGACTGTGCCGGGAAACCCCTGCACCCAACCTCAACTGGAAATAGCCAGGCCTGCCATCCCTTGCCCCTGCACTGCTCGACAAGGTCCTGGTACTTGGAAGCCTTCCTCTCGTACGCCTCCTTACGGGACCGTCAGTTCGATCAGAATGATCTTTTTTTGCCTCCTCTGACCACAAACTGGGGGAAGACTTGGCTCCTTCCCAGGTCCACTCTCATCTCCCACGATTGTGCTGCTTGGAGACGGCCCTTCTTGATGATGTTGAGTTAAGCACCTGCAGCACTTCTCCTACCTCTATCCTTCCACTTAACATTGTGATACAAATAACCTTCTGTTTCTCCCTCATTTAGATAGAAGAGGTATGTTTAGCCTTGCAAGCAGGGGCAATTGTTGCGATAAGGGAATAGTGAAGCTTCTGAGCACAGTACTTTGTAAGGTTTGTCCTTGTTTAGTTTCTCTATTACAGaagtcattcatttcattttggaAGAATGGGAAGGGAGGAAGTAAACTGTATACAGAATTATATGCTTCCtttctgccctctagtggtcaACAATCCATCACTGCACCTTACACTCAGGAATAAAATAATACACTGTTCTATCTTTAAACTACACTGAGACATATGTGACCCTGAGAGGCCCCCCGTCATACATGCCTTGAGTCTGGAATTGTTCATCTGCACGTGGTCCAAGGCGCTGGACTTCTTCAGCTGTTctttctccagctcctccaaaGTGCACATGTTGCGTCTGTGTAGCTGCATTAGCTCATACATGGCATTCAGGGCGGGCACTGGGCTCAGGCCGGGTGCCACTGGTGAGCTGGCCTCGATGCATGTGGAAGAGAGGCCTAGTGTGTCGAGCTCCTGTGAAAGAAAGGAGTGAATGTTGTGAATGTTCTCCTCAGaaattaaaaaactcaacaacatATTGCAATAATGAGCATTTAGCGGGGCATTTCTGTACCTGATTGATGTATGAAATGCACTGAGGGATATTATCCTCAGTGCAAAAGGCACTTATCACATTGTAGGAGCTTTTGGTCAGGGGCAAAGACGAGTACATCGACACAAGGTTGTTCTGTCTCGAGGGGGACATTGTCACATGCGATATGCTGGAGATCTCATAGTTTCCTataaacagagagcagagacgGGGCAATCATGGCAACTCACATTACATCCACTGTACAGTCGCAAACTGAGAGGCTTGAATTAGGTTGCTGCTCTGAAATGAGAACAAAAATATGGGTCACCTCTAGTAGAGCCTAAAAAAAGCTTACCCGATGAGCCTTTCTATTCTTGAAATATTCTACCGACTACACCCCATTAGCAGAGGAACTTACCCATAGATGTCCCTGCTGGCACAGTCGTCCACCACTCTCCCATATCACCAACACCACATCAGGAAACAAGGATGTGAGGTCATGAGTTACCAACCGGGAGGTGGATTAAGCAGTCAGGCGGTGGATCAGAGGCTCCCACTGGAACTGAGCCCTGCAATGGAGCATCAAGCCATGAGACAGACCCGCAAAAGATAATCTGGGTTGCTGCTTCACCCACACAGGATTAACCATCCGATGTGTGCCAGTGGGGCTTAGATTGGGGTTTAAAGAGCTCCCTCCCATTGGCCACTGGCAGCTGAATTGCAGAGTGGTAAAATGATCTCAGCCTAAAGCCAAAAGAtttggagataaaaaaaaagagggagtcCATTTCAGACAGGCTGAATCTGAGTGTTTTTACTTTTGTGCCTTCAGGACAATATTATGATCTTGACTCTGCAGGAACAAGCTGAACCAGATAGCTACCACTCCCACAACTTCACAATGCACTGAAATGTTCCGACTTGTGTTCAGGGGCTGTCAGGCACATTGTGTTGGTGCACAAAAGGGAGTTTAGTAATGCAACAGTAAAAGCTTGAGAGCACCGTGCTGGTGAGGACACAACTACCAGTCAATACGAGTGTCTGcgtctctgtgtcagcgtgcAGTTATCTGACACaccagaaaacatgcacaactCTTATCTGAAGTTACACAGACTGAGGCGGAGATAAAGTCAAGTGTGCTTCGGCTTcatttactttgttttaattGAATGCGCCTCGTATATTAACAAGTTAGCTTCACGTTCGCTGACGTTAAACTACAAGGTAACGTtcgcaagctaacgttagctagtttgCTAAGCGCTTGTTGGGGCAAAACCGTGTTTTCATGAACAAAATTAGAGTTAAATAACTTAAAGAAACAATTTGACATTGAACTAGTTCACTTCAGGTGTGTAACTTAGCCTTAAAGCCTAGTTTGACACATGTATTTGACGTCAGCTAACGCGTTAAACCGGTATTTACGTTACTAAGTTAAAAGCTAACGTTGCCGTTTGCTAACCTGGATGATATGTTAGCTTTATGCTAAGTTAAACATACTCACAGGAGCGGCGTGAAACGCGTCGACTCGAGTGGACAACTTTGGTGTTGTTGGCAAAATTAACTAAATGCTCCTTCATCGAAAACAACCACCAACACAGCATTGAGCTGTCCCCGTGTCCGCAGCAACACAAGCATAAGAAAAAAATCTCACCTATTATAATGTGAAGGCGTTGAAGCAGAGATGCCCCGACAGCAGGTAAACCAAACCAGCTCCTGCTGCAGCCGATGATGTTTTTATAAGTCTGTTCCTCCGCCGGCTTCACACCAAACGTCTTGGTTATTGGAGGCAGCGTTGTTAAGCGACCAGTATCTGAGCCATGCATTGGATACAAACGTGCAGTGGACGATTATGCA includes the following:
- the ssx2ipa gene encoding synovial sarcoma, X breakpoint 2 interacting protein a; this translates as MGEWWTTVPAGTSMGNYEISSISHVTMSPSRQNNLVSMYSSLPLTKSSYNVISAFCTEDNIPQCISYINQELDTLGLSSTCIEASSPVAPGLSPVPALNAMYELMQLHRRNMCTLEELEKEQLKKSSALDHVQMNNSRLKDQLELSIREKSGLHETERQLQLKIKTLQSCLKTEKDEVQKLQSIIASRASQYSHDAKRKEREAAKLKERLSQLLVDRKDKKLAIDVLNCLGRADGKRSHWRTAKSTSSHEGEMYKSLLNDYEASQRALMLENAELKKVLQQMKREMIHILSPRPPSTRGATTDDSQEQADSDGEEKAGDSSRETLDQSCEHAREQLTNSIRQQWRKLRSHMEKLDSQASQVQNQLEANKEVIPRETHEDEMERMRREVQQCKEFIHAQQQLLQQQLNTSFDDETAALLNDCYTLEEKERLKEEWKLFEEQKRNFERERKNFTEAAIRLGREKKAFEEDRASWLKSQFLNMTPFTDRRRCSSSDGQSALSIRSEPEMRMSSTKAQLAKSSTYATFSTPKPTQNAAVPSTSELYRTLRLIPDSSSSRHSNRGRWQESSSIEDGEIRVKSKSRLRCGDLSIFSLGEDENSPT